One genomic window of Conger conger chromosome 7, fConCon1.1, whole genome shotgun sequence includes the following:
- the gemin5 gene encoding gem-associated protein 5 isoform X1, whose protein sequence is MHERLLPASPNWYCSRSSDTSRNGIFGFGAKNTIYLLDITVSSPAIVGELNGHKERVSGLAFCRHPGQDHLCASTSDDGTVKIWDINDKAVLKEHRSHQGTITALHWSPVEKDLVVSGDEKGIVACYWLNRDDTQTLFPEPRNIFCLTCSPHNGKHIAVGYKDGMVIVMDISRKVEVLHRLRGHDDEIHALAWCPQPGEDPLFGRAEETPEVTNGVAEGAEKGCYLASGSKDQTVRIWSTARGRGVTTLKLPFLKRRGVGVDPSVKERLWLTVHWPKGWPSQVVSSCFGGELVQWDLTKTGKQKWSLLGSSSDGQNHSRIVFNMSSVGLGGRELLLSTSMDREIKCWDLSSLECCWTLPTLGGFVYSLAFSPVGTGCLALGVGDNMIRVWGTLSLQNRYETRAFWQGIRSKVTALSWHPTKEGSLAFGTDDGKVGIYEAYSNKSPQISSTYHRKTVYTVAWGPPVPPMAFGGGDKPSIGLYSCGGEGLILQHDPWKLAGEASDIDELIRDTNNIKHKLSPHTDFCWKPDGKVLAIGNEDGSIEVYHAPDLRQLCSIQQHHKIINVLRWHHQLGSQHLRHLLASGSSNAVIYVHDLSGPTESPPESPVLITEAFRSLAGHTAKITDLAWSPHHDGRLVTVCYDGTAQVWDVLKDEALCNYRGHRGRLLCVQWSPVDPDLVWTGGDDFTAQEWAVSKQEHSKPPRGKKGVELEKKRSQQQKAYAKKKKAAAKAAGKGGVRAGEGKPLNGEGEREVERERGVSDNEEEEEEGETDGTPPPTARSKESSRPADRVVAERVPQEGKTFGNEGKKEMKEERRREKPEIPGKKRKPRSILPLSTSMDHRSKEDLQQDCLCLAEVRFSQGPRACVPGVGEHIQLGLFSDRDALYRMFQEEGRSHEEGGHYECAVYLSLWRGDITGALQAATQRGELTDHLVSIAPMAGYGVWLRTVEAFVKQLCFQEQFLKAASYLLSIHRVYEAVDLLKSQQLYREAIALAKARLQPDDPALTELYSTWASVLERDGHYATAAKCYLATDCAFDAAKVIAKKGDVLSLKTAGRLAAMAGEKELAHSLSLRCAKELAAAADWLGAQEALRTQESLLGFRVMLYTNELLSMRLETGVTKRSCSTSHSWSELGGQDFLCALKAVLQREMGVSENDPERVRSVRQQLQALDSPTDAPNIPTNQVLQCVSQDVTMGLLSCLLGDWGAGLEEVLRGVARCRGAGHFSLLSDTCRLLFPEGPDSVAQYRERLQPQDERGVAAADSLVAWVCYTHLYQHWWSQSADIPDTHHPSASDTHNPSASDTHNPSASDTHNPSASDTHHPSASDTHNPSASDTHNPSASVEPDMQTDTETVVMAGSETVVMARSDTETVVMAGSDTETVVMARSETVVMAGSDTETVVMAGSETETVVMARSETVVMARSDTETVVMAGSDTETVVMAGSETVVMAGSETVVMAGSDTETVVMAGSDTETVVMAGSETVVMAGSDTETVVMAGSETVVMAGSDTETVVMARSDTETVVMAGSDTETVVMAGSDTETVVMAGSDTETVVMARSDTETVVMARSDTETVVMAGSDTETAVLSGFGRALLSEPHASLQATQRAVEEVQQQISSLVQQHRLTQTAGDGHTDTHSSTDPQRDANSSLPSLIALVSERHKELAGTPEHIKKYPFPDVLECCLVFLHMDRNSTSVPKLLKEEALGLLQKHGTTASHSKACQKFLN, encoded by the exons ATGCACGAGAGActtctccctgcctctcctaACTGGTACTGCTCGCGGTCCAGCGACACGAGTAGAAATGGTATTTTTGGGTTCGGCGCTAAAAACACTATATATCTGCTTGACATCACCGTCTCATCACCTGCAATTGTGG GCGAACTTAATGGCCACAAAGAAAGAGTGTCCGGGCTTGCGTTTTGCCGCCATCCCGGACAGGACCATCTATGCGCGAGCACTTCTGACGACGGGACGGTTAAGATCTGGGACATCAACGATAAGGCCGTACTGAAAGAGCACAGATCTCACCAG GGCACAATCACAGCTCTGCACTGGTCTCCAGTGGAGAAAGACTTGGTGGTCTCTGGTGATGAGAAGGGAATTGTGGCTTGCTACTGGTTGAACAGAGATGACACACAAACCCTCTTTCCTGAACCAAGAAACATCTTCTGCCTGACCTGCTCCCCTCATAATGGAAAGCACATAGCTGTAGG gtACAAGGATGGGATGGTGATCGTGATGGACATCAGCAGGAAGGTGGAGGTGCTCCATCGCCTGAGGGGCCATGACGATGAGATCCACGCCCTGGCCTGGTGCCCTCAGCCTGGGGAGGATCCTCTGTTCGGCCGGGCCGAGGAGACTCCAG AGGTAACGAACGGAGTGGCAGAGGGAGCAGAGAAGGGCTGTTACCTTGCCTCAGGAAGCAAAGATCAGACTGTACGAATATGGAGCACAGCCAGGGGCAGAG GTGTGACGACCCTCAAGCTTCCGTtcctgaagaggagaggagtgggCGTGGACCCCAGTGTGAAAGAGCGTCTCTGGCTGACGGTTCATTGGCCGAAGGGGTGGCCTTCGCAGGTTGTCTCCAGCTGCTTCGG CGGAGAGCTGGTCCAGTGGGACCTCACCAAGACGGGGAAGCAGAAGTGGAGTCTGCTGGGCTCCTCCTCAGACGGGCAGAACCACAGCCGCATTGTGTTCAACATGAGCTCTGTGGGCCTGGGGGGCCGAGAGCTTCTCCTCAGCACCTCCATGGACAGGGAG aTTAAGTGCTGGGACCTGTCTTCATTGGAGTGCTGTTGGACGCTCCCCACGCTGGGGGGGTTTGTGTACAGCCTGGCCTTCTCCCCGGTGGGGACCGGCTGCCTGGCGCTGGGCGTGGGGGACAACATGATCCGCGTGTGGGGCACCCTGTCCCTGCAGAACCGCTACGAGACCCGGGCCTTCTGGCAGGGCATCAGATCCAAAGTCACTGCA TTGTCATGGCACCCAACGAAAGAAGGCTCCTTGGCATTTGGGACAGACGATGGGAAAGTGGGGATTTATGAAGCCTACTCTAATAA GTCTCCTCAGATATCCAGCACTTATCACCGTAAGACAGTCTACACTGTGGCCTGGggcccccctgtcccccccatGGCCTTCG GGGGAGGGGACAAGCCCTCGATTGGTCTGTACAgttgtgggggggaggggctgattCTGCAGCATGACCCCTGGAAGCTGGCCGGAGAGGCGTCCGACATCGACGAGCTCATTCGAGACACAAACAACATTAAG CATAAGCTGTCGCCTCACACAGATTTCTGCTGGAAACCAGACGGTAAAGTGCTGGCCATCGGGAATGAAGATGG GTCGATAGAGGTGTACCATGCTCCAGACCTCCGGCAGCTCTGCTCCATCCAGCAGCACCACAAGATCATCAACGTCCTGCGGTGGCACCACCAGCTCGGCAGCCAGCACCTCCGCCACCTCCTGGCCTCTGGGTCCAGCAACGCCGTCATCTACGTGCACGACCTCTCCGGCCCCACGG AGTCTCCGCCGGAGAGCCCGGTTCTGATCACCGAAGCGTTCCGCAGTCTGGCGGGACACACCGCCAAAATCACTGACCTAGCCTGGAGCCCCCACCACGACGGGAGGCTAGTGACCGTCTGCTACGACGGGACCGCACAG gtgtgggaCGTGTTGAAGGACGAGGCCCTGTGTAACTACAGAGGTCACCGCGGGcggctgctgtgtgtgcagtggtctCCGGTCGACCCGGACCTGGTGTGGACCGGGGGGGACGACTTCACCGCCCAGGAGTGGGCTGTGAGCAAGCAGGAGCACAGCAAGCCCCCCCGAG gcaagaaaggTGTAGAGCTTGAGAAGAAGCgatcacagcagcagaaggcctaCGCCAAGAAGAAGAAGGCTGCAGCAAAGGCTGCTGGGAAGGGTGGGGTCAGGGCTGGGGAGGGCAAGCCCCTGaatggagaaggggagagggaggtggagagagagagaggtgtgtccgacaatgaggaggaagaggaggagggagagacagacggcACTCCTCCACCCACAG CTCGGTCTAAAGAGAGCAGCCGGCCGGCGGACAGAGTCGTGGCAGAGAGGGTGCCACAGGAAGGAAAGACCTTTGGGAacgagggaaagaaagagatgaaagaagaaagaaggagagagaaaccaG AAATCCCAGGGAAGAAGAGGAAACCTCGATCCATCCTCCCCCTCAGCACTTCCATGGACCATCGGTCGAAAGAGGACCTCCAGCAGGACTGCCTCTGCCTGGCAGAGGTCCGCTTCTCTCAGG ggccgAGGGCGTGTGTTCCTGGGGTGGGAGAGCACATCCAGCTGGGCCTTTTCTCAGACAGGGACGCCCTCTACAGGATGTTCCAGGAAGAGG gGCGGAGCCACGAGGAGGGAGGGCACTATGAGTGTGCGGTGTACCTGTCGCTATGGCGAGGTGACATCACAGGAGCCCTGCAGGCAGCCACTCAGAGAGGAGAGCTGACCGACCACCTGGTCTCCATCGCACCAATGG CGGGGTACGGGGTGTGGCTGAGGACCGTCGAGGCCTTCGTTAAGCAGCTGTGTTTCCAGGAGCAGTTCCTGAAAGCCGCCTCCTACCTGCTGTCCATCCACAGAGTCTACGAGGCCGTGGACCTCCTCAAATCCCAACAGCTCTACAG ggagGCCATAGCGCTGGCGAAGGCCCGGCTCCAGCCGGACGACCCTGCGCTCACAGAGCTGTACTCCACCTGGGCCAGCGTGCTGGAGAGGGACGGACACTACGCCACCGCGGCCAAATG TTACCTGGCAACAGACTGCGCCTTTGATGCTGCCAAGGTGATCGCTAAGAAAGGTGACGTTCTTTCGCTGAAGACCGCGGGCAGACTGGCAGCCATGGCGGGAGAGAAGGAGCTGGCACACTCGCTGTCCCTGCGCTGCGCCAAGGAGCTGGCGGCCGCCGCGGATTGGCTCGGAGCTCAGGAGGCACTGCGGACACAGGAGAGCTTATTG ggttttCGGGTGATGCTCTACACCAATGAGCTTCTCTCCATGAGGCTGGAGACCGGTGTGACCAAGCGGAGCTGCTCGACCAGTCacagctggtctgagctgggtgGGCAGGACTTCCTGTGTGCGCTCAAGGCCGTGTTGCAGAGGGAGATGGGCGTGTCCGAGAACGACCCGGAGAGAGTCCGGTCCGTCCGACAGCAGCTGCAGGCCCTGGACAGTCCGACCGACGCTCCCAACATTCCCACCAATCAG gtgctgCAGTGCGTGTCCCAGGATGTCACCATGGGCCTGCTCAGCTGCCTGCTGGGAGACTGGGGGGCAGGGTTGGAGGAGGTGCTGCGGGGTGTGGCTCGctgcaggggggcggggcaCTTCTCCCTGCTGTCAGACACCTGCAGACTGCTGTTCCCTGAAG GACCAGACTCCGTAGCGCAGTACAGAGAGAGGCTGCAGCCCCAGGATGAGAGGGGTGTGGCTGCAGCAGACAGCCTGGTGGCCTGGGTGTGctatacacacctgtaccagcACTGGTGGAGCCAGTCAGCCGACATCCCCGATACCCACCATCCCTCAGCCAGCgatacccacaatccctctgccAGCgatacccacaatccctctgccAGCgatacccacaatccctctgccAGCGATACCCACCATCCCTCAGCCAGCgatacccacaatccctctgccAGCgatacccacaatccctcagcCAGCGTTGAgccggacatgcagacagacacagagactgtGGTCATGGCCGGGTCAGAGACTGTGGTCATGGCCAGGTCAGACACAGAGACTGTGGTCATGGCCGGGTCAGACACAGAGACTGTGGTCATGGCCAGGTCAGAGACTGTGGTCATGGCCGGGTCAGACACAGAGACTGTGGTCATGGCtgggtcagagacagagactgtGGTCATGGCCAGGTCAGAGACTGTGGTCATGGCCAGGTCAGACACAGAGACTGTGGTCATGGCCGGGTCAGACACAGAGACTGTGGTCATGGCCGGGTCAGAGACTGTGGTCATGGCCGGGTCAGAGACTGTGGTCATGGCCGGGTCAGACACAGAGACTGTGGTCATGGCCGGGTCAGACACAGAGACTGTGGTCATGGCCGGGTCAGAGACTGTGGTCATGGCCGGGTCAGACACAGAGACTGTGGTCATGGCTGGGTCAGAGACTGTGGTCATGGCCGGGTCAGACACAGAGACTGTGGTCATGGCCAGGTCAGACACAGAGACTGTGGTCATGGCTGGGTCAGACACAGAGACTGTGGTCATGGCCGGGTCAGACACAGAGACTGTGGTCATGGCCGGGTCAGACACAGAGACTGTGGTCATGGCCAGGTCAGACACAGAGACTGTGGTCATGGCCAGGTCAGACACAGAGACTGTGGTCAT GGCCGGGTCAGACACAGAGACGGcggttctgagtggttttggcCGCGCCCTGCTGTCAGAGCCCCACGCCTCCCTCCAGGCGACCCAGAGGGCCGTAGAGGAGGTGCAGCAGCAGATCTCCAGCCTGGTGCAGCAGCACAGACTGACCCAGACCGCGGGggacggacacacggacacgcacagcTCCACAGACCCTCAGCG CGATGCCAACTCCTCTCTGCCGTCTCTGATTGCCCTGGTTTCGGAACGCCACAAAGAACTCGCAGGAACTCCAGAACACATAAAA AAGTACCCTTTCCCAGATGTCTTGGAATGCTGCCTTGTTTTCCTGCACATGGACAGGAACTCTACTTCTGTTCCCAAACTCCTGAAGGAAGAAGCCTTAGGCCTGCTGCAGAAACACGGGACTACAGCCTCCCACAGCAAAGCCTGTCAGAAATTCTTAAATTAA
- the gemin5 gene encoding gem-associated protein 5 isoform X2, translating into MHERLLPASPNWYCSRSSDTSRNGIFGFGAKNTIYLLDITVSSPAIVGELNGHKERVSGLAFCRHPGQDHLCASTSDDGTVKIWDINDKAVLKEHRSHQGTITALHWSPVEKDLVVSGDEKGIVACYWLNRDDTQTLFPEPRNIFCLTCSPHNGKHIAVGYKDGMVIVMDISRKVEVLHRLRGHDDEIHALAWCPQPGEDPLFGRAEETPEVTNGVAEGAEKGCYLASGSKDQTVRIWSTARGRGVTTLKLPFLKRRGVGVDPSVKERLWLTVHWPKGWPSQVVSSCFGGELVQWDLTKTGKQKWSLLGSSSDGQNHSRIVFNMSSVGLGGRELLLSTSMDREIKCWDLSSLECCWTLPTLGGFVYSLAFSPVGTGCLALGVGDNMIRVWGTLSLQNRYETRAFWQGIRSKVTALSWHPTKEGSLAFGTDDGKVGIYEAYSNKSPQISSTYHRKTVYTVAWGPPVPPMAFGGGDKPSIGLYSCGGEGLILQHDPWKLAGEASDIDELIRDTNNIKHKLSPHTDFCWKPDGKVLAIGNEDGSIEVYHAPDLRQLCSIQQHHKIINVLRWHHQLGSQHLRHLLASGSSNAVIYVHDLSGPTESPPESPVLITEAFRSLAGHTAKITDLAWSPHHDGRLVTVCYDGTAQVWDVLKDEALCNYRGHRGRLLCVQWSPVDPDLVWTGGDDFTAQEWAVSKQEHSKPPRGKKGVELEKKRSQQQKAYAKKKKAAAKAAGKGGVRAGEGKPLNGEGEREVERERGVSDNEEEEEEGETDGTPPPTARSKESSRPADRVVAERVPQEGKTFGNEGKKEMKEERRREKPEIPGKKRKPRSILPLSTSMDHRSKEDLQQDCLCLAEVRFSQGPRACVPGVGEHIQLGLFSDRDALYRMFQEEGRSHEEGGHYECAVYLSLWRGDITGALQAATQRGELTDHLVSIAPMAGYGVWLRTVEAFVKQLCFQEQFLKAASYLLSIHRVYEAVDLLKSQQLYREAIALAKARLQPDDPALTELYSTWASVLERDGHYATAAKCYLATDCAFDAAKVIAKKGDVLSLKTAGRLAAMAGEKELAHSLSLRCAKELAAAADWLGAQEALRTQESLLGFRVMLYTNELLSMRLETGVTKRSCSTSHSWSELGGQDFLCALKAVLQREMGVSENDPERVRSVRQQLQALDSPTDAPNIPTNQVLQCVSQDVTMGLLSCLLGDWGAGLEEVLRGVARCRGAGHFSLLSDTCRLLFPEGPDSVAQYRERLQPQDERGVAAADSLVAWVCYTHLYQHWWSQSADIPDTHHPSASDTHNPSASDTHNPSASDTHNPSASDTHHPSASDTHNPSASDTHNPSASVEPDMQTDTETVVMAGSETVVMARSDTETVVMAGSDTETVVMARSETVVMAGSDTETVVMAGSETETVVMARSETVVMARSDTETVVMAGSDTETVVMAGSETVVMAGSETVVMAGSDTETVVMAGSDTETVVMAGSETVVMAGSDTETVVMAGSETVVMAGSDTETVVMARSDTETVVMAGSDTETVVMAGSDTETVVMAGSDTETVVMARSDTETVVMARSDTETVVMAGSDTETAVLSGFGRALLSEPHASLQATQRAVEEVQQQISSLVQQHRLTQTAGDGHTDTHSSTDPQRDANSSLPSLIALVSERHKELAGTPEHIKYPFPDVLECCLVFLHMDRNSTSVPKLLKEEALGLLQKHGTTASHSKACQKFLN; encoded by the exons ATGCACGAGAGActtctccctgcctctcctaACTGGTACTGCTCGCGGTCCAGCGACACGAGTAGAAATGGTATTTTTGGGTTCGGCGCTAAAAACACTATATATCTGCTTGACATCACCGTCTCATCACCTGCAATTGTGG GCGAACTTAATGGCCACAAAGAAAGAGTGTCCGGGCTTGCGTTTTGCCGCCATCCCGGACAGGACCATCTATGCGCGAGCACTTCTGACGACGGGACGGTTAAGATCTGGGACATCAACGATAAGGCCGTACTGAAAGAGCACAGATCTCACCAG GGCACAATCACAGCTCTGCACTGGTCTCCAGTGGAGAAAGACTTGGTGGTCTCTGGTGATGAGAAGGGAATTGTGGCTTGCTACTGGTTGAACAGAGATGACACACAAACCCTCTTTCCTGAACCAAGAAACATCTTCTGCCTGACCTGCTCCCCTCATAATGGAAAGCACATAGCTGTAGG gtACAAGGATGGGATGGTGATCGTGATGGACATCAGCAGGAAGGTGGAGGTGCTCCATCGCCTGAGGGGCCATGACGATGAGATCCACGCCCTGGCCTGGTGCCCTCAGCCTGGGGAGGATCCTCTGTTCGGCCGGGCCGAGGAGACTCCAG AGGTAACGAACGGAGTGGCAGAGGGAGCAGAGAAGGGCTGTTACCTTGCCTCAGGAAGCAAAGATCAGACTGTACGAATATGGAGCACAGCCAGGGGCAGAG GTGTGACGACCCTCAAGCTTCCGTtcctgaagaggagaggagtgggCGTGGACCCCAGTGTGAAAGAGCGTCTCTGGCTGACGGTTCATTGGCCGAAGGGGTGGCCTTCGCAGGTTGTCTCCAGCTGCTTCGG CGGAGAGCTGGTCCAGTGGGACCTCACCAAGACGGGGAAGCAGAAGTGGAGTCTGCTGGGCTCCTCCTCAGACGGGCAGAACCACAGCCGCATTGTGTTCAACATGAGCTCTGTGGGCCTGGGGGGCCGAGAGCTTCTCCTCAGCACCTCCATGGACAGGGAG aTTAAGTGCTGGGACCTGTCTTCATTGGAGTGCTGTTGGACGCTCCCCACGCTGGGGGGGTTTGTGTACAGCCTGGCCTTCTCCCCGGTGGGGACCGGCTGCCTGGCGCTGGGCGTGGGGGACAACATGATCCGCGTGTGGGGCACCCTGTCCCTGCAGAACCGCTACGAGACCCGGGCCTTCTGGCAGGGCATCAGATCCAAAGTCACTGCA TTGTCATGGCACCCAACGAAAGAAGGCTCCTTGGCATTTGGGACAGACGATGGGAAAGTGGGGATTTATGAAGCCTACTCTAATAA GTCTCCTCAGATATCCAGCACTTATCACCGTAAGACAGTCTACACTGTGGCCTGGggcccccctgtcccccccatGGCCTTCG GGGGAGGGGACAAGCCCTCGATTGGTCTGTACAgttgtgggggggaggggctgattCTGCAGCATGACCCCTGGAAGCTGGCCGGAGAGGCGTCCGACATCGACGAGCTCATTCGAGACACAAACAACATTAAG CATAAGCTGTCGCCTCACACAGATTTCTGCTGGAAACCAGACGGTAAAGTGCTGGCCATCGGGAATGAAGATGG GTCGATAGAGGTGTACCATGCTCCAGACCTCCGGCAGCTCTGCTCCATCCAGCAGCACCACAAGATCATCAACGTCCTGCGGTGGCACCACCAGCTCGGCAGCCAGCACCTCCGCCACCTCCTGGCCTCTGGGTCCAGCAACGCCGTCATCTACGTGCACGACCTCTCCGGCCCCACGG AGTCTCCGCCGGAGAGCCCGGTTCTGATCACCGAAGCGTTCCGCAGTCTGGCGGGACACACCGCCAAAATCACTGACCTAGCCTGGAGCCCCCACCACGACGGGAGGCTAGTGACCGTCTGCTACGACGGGACCGCACAG gtgtgggaCGTGTTGAAGGACGAGGCCCTGTGTAACTACAGAGGTCACCGCGGGcggctgctgtgtgtgcagtggtctCCGGTCGACCCGGACCTGGTGTGGACCGGGGGGGACGACTTCACCGCCCAGGAGTGGGCTGTGAGCAAGCAGGAGCACAGCAAGCCCCCCCGAG gcaagaaaggTGTAGAGCTTGAGAAGAAGCgatcacagcagcagaaggcctaCGCCAAGAAGAAGAAGGCTGCAGCAAAGGCTGCTGGGAAGGGTGGGGTCAGGGCTGGGGAGGGCAAGCCCCTGaatggagaaggggagagggaggtggagagagagagaggtgtgtccgacaatgaggaggaagaggaggagggagagacagacggcACTCCTCCACCCACAG CTCGGTCTAAAGAGAGCAGCCGGCCGGCGGACAGAGTCGTGGCAGAGAGGGTGCCACAGGAAGGAAAGACCTTTGGGAacgagggaaagaaagagatgaaagaagaaagaaggagagagaaaccaG AAATCCCAGGGAAGAAGAGGAAACCTCGATCCATCCTCCCCCTCAGCACTTCCATGGACCATCGGTCGAAAGAGGACCTCCAGCAGGACTGCCTCTGCCTGGCAGAGGTCCGCTTCTCTCAGG ggccgAGGGCGTGTGTTCCTGGGGTGGGAGAGCACATCCAGCTGGGCCTTTTCTCAGACAGGGACGCCCTCTACAGGATGTTCCAGGAAGAGG gGCGGAGCCACGAGGAGGGAGGGCACTATGAGTGTGCGGTGTACCTGTCGCTATGGCGAGGTGACATCACAGGAGCCCTGCAGGCAGCCACTCAGAGAGGAGAGCTGACCGACCACCTGGTCTCCATCGCACCAATGG CGGGGTACGGGGTGTGGCTGAGGACCGTCGAGGCCTTCGTTAAGCAGCTGTGTTTCCAGGAGCAGTTCCTGAAAGCCGCCTCCTACCTGCTGTCCATCCACAGAGTCTACGAGGCCGTGGACCTCCTCAAATCCCAACAGCTCTACAG ggagGCCATAGCGCTGGCGAAGGCCCGGCTCCAGCCGGACGACCCTGCGCTCACAGAGCTGTACTCCACCTGGGCCAGCGTGCTGGAGAGGGACGGACACTACGCCACCGCGGCCAAATG TTACCTGGCAACAGACTGCGCCTTTGATGCTGCCAAGGTGATCGCTAAGAAAGGTGACGTTCTTTCGCTGAAGACCGCGGGCAGACTGGCAGCCATGGCGGGAGAGAAGGAGCTGGCACACTCGCTGTCCCTGCGCTGCGCCAAGGAGCTGGCGGCCGCCGCGGATTGGCTCGGAGCTCAGGAGGCACTGCGGACACAGGAGAGCTTATTG ggttttCGGGTGATGCTCTACACCAATGAGCTTCTCTCCATGAGGCTGGAGACCGGTGTGACCAAGCGGAGCTGCTCGACCAGTCacagctggtctgagctgggtgGGCAGGACTTCCTGTGTGCGCTCAAGGCCGTGTTGCAGAGGGAGATGGGCGTGTCCGAGAACGACCCGGAGAGAGTCCGGTCCGTCCGACAGCAGCTGCAGGCCCTGGACAGTCCGACCGACGCTCCCAACATTCCCACCAATCAG gtgctgCAGTGCGTGTCCCAGGATGTCACCATGGGCCTGCTCAGCTGCCTGCTGGGAGACTGGGGGGCAGGGTTGGAGGAGGTGCTGCGGGGTGTGGCTCGctgcaggggggcggggcaCTTCTCCCTGCTGTCAGACACCTGCAGACTGCTGTTCCCTGAAG GACCAGACTCCGTAGCGCAGTACAGAGAGAGGCTGCAGCCCCAGGATGAGAGGGGTGTGGCTGCAGCAGACAGCCTGGTGGCCTGGGTGTGctatacacacctgtaccagcACTGGTGGAGCCAGTCAGCCGACATCCCCGATACCCACCATCCCTCAGCCAGCgatacccacaatccctctgccAGCgatacccacaatccctctgccAGCgatacccacaatccctctgccAGCGATACCCACCATCCCTCAGCCAGCgatacccacaatccctctgccAGCgatacccacaatccctcagcCAGCGTTGAgccggacatgcagacagacacagagactgtGGTCATGGCCGGGTCAGAGACTGTGGTCATGGCCAGGTCAGACACAGAGACTGTGGTCATGGCCGGGTCAGACACAGAGACTGTGGTCATGGCCAGGTCAGAGACTGTGGTCATGGCCGGGTCAGACACAGAGACTGTGGTCATGGCtgggtcagagacagagactgtGGTCATGGCCAGGTCAGAGACTGTGGTCATGGCCAGGTCAGACACAGAGACTGTGGTCATGGCCGGGTCAGACACAGAGACTGTGGTCATGGCCGGGTCAGAGACTGTGGTCATGGCCGGGTCAGAGACTGTGGTCATGGCCGGGTCAGACACAGAGACTGTGGTCATGGCCGGGTCAGACACAGAGACTGTGGTCATGGCCGGGTCAGAGACTGTGGTCATGGCCGGGTCAGACACAGAGACTGTGGTCATGGCTGGGTCAGAGACTGTGGTCATGGCCGGGTCAGACACAGAGACTGTGGTCATGGCCAGGTCAGACACAGAGACTGTGGTCATGGCTGGGTCAGACACAGAGACTGTGGTCATGGCCGGGTCAGACACAGAGACTGTGGTCATGGCCGGGTCAGACACAGAGACTGTGGTCATGGCCAGGTCAGACACAGAGACTGTGGTCATGGCCAGGTCAGACACAGAGACTGTGGTCAT GGCCGGGTCAGACACAGAGACGGcggttctgagtggttttggcCGCGCCCTGCTGTCAGAGCCCCACGCCTCCCTCCAGGCGACCCAGAGGGCCGTAGAGGAGGTGCAGCAGCAGATCTCCAGCCTGGTGCAGCAGCACAGACTGACCCAGACCGCGGGggacggacacacggacacgcacagcTCCACAGACCCTCAGCG CGATGCCAACTCCTCTCTGCCGTCTCTGATTGCCCTGGTTTCGGAACGCCACAAAGAACTCGCAGGAACTCCAGAACACATAAAA TACCCTTTCCCAGATGTCTTGGAATGCTGCCTTGTTTTCCTGCACATGGACAGGAACTCTACTTCTGTTCCCAAACTCCTGAAGGAAGAAGCCTTAGGCCTGCTGCAGAAACACGGGACTACAGCCTCCCACAGCAAAGCCTGTCAGAAATTCTTAAATTAA